The proteins below are encoded in one region of Maribacter aestuarii:
- the atpB gene encoding F0F1 ATP synthase subunit A — translation MRKTLFFKVLIAIALLVSTNNFASESEASSDEPKQDIKTEIKEYIQHHLQDSHDFSLFSYTDEAGEHHYVGFPLPVILWDDGLKVFSSSKFHHGGTLAEVDGNYYKLYHSKIYKTDADGTINYDEENHPTNVQPIDFSITKSVVMIFLTCLLMFWLFRSLASSYAKNGSVPVGVGRFFEPIVVYIRDDIAKPNIGEKKYARYMPYLLTVFFFIWFLNIFGLTPLGVNVTGNIAVTVALALITFLLTNLTGTKDYWKHIFDPLGDTMPWYGKIPIYIILVPIEILGIFIKPFALLIRLYANMQAGHIVLMSLIGLMFIFKSWIGSPLSFGLAFAISLIEILVAVLQAYIFTMLSALYFGFAAEEHDHDHGHEEEPELAHL, via the coding sequence ATGCGAAAAACACTTTTTTTCAAAGTTCTAATAGCCATAGCCTTACTTGTTAGCACGAATAATTTTGCTTCAGAAAGCGAAGCATCTTCCGATGAGCCAAAACAAGATATTAAAACCGAGATTAAGGAATATATTCAACATCACCTTCAGGATTCTCACGATTTTTCACTGTTTTCCTATACGGACGAAGCAGGCGAGCACCATTATGTAGGATTTCCGCTCCCCGTTATTTTATGGGATGACGGTTTAAAAGTTTTTTCTTCCTCTAAATTCCATCACGGTGGAACCTTGGCTGAAGTTGACGGAAATTACTATAAGTTATACCACAGCAAGATTTACAAGACCGATGCTGACGGTACCATCAATTATGACGAAGAAAATCATCCTACTAATGTACAGCCCATAGATTTTTCTATAACCAAGAGCGTGGTAATGATTTTTCTTACGTGTTTGTTGATGTTTTGGTTGTTCAGAAGTCTGGCAAGTTCTTATGCAAAGAATGGAAGTGTACCGGTCGGGGTGGGTAGGTTCTTTGAGCCTATTGTAGTTTACATTAGGGATGATATCGCTAAACCAAATATCGGTGAGAAAAAATACGCCAGGTATATGCCGTACTTGCTAACGGTTTTCTTTTTCATCTGGTTTTTGAACATTTTTGGATTAACGCCACTAGGCGTCAATGTTACTGGAAACATCGCAGTAACGGTTGCCTTGGCTTTGATAACGTTTTTATTGACTAATTTAACGGGCACCAAGGACTATTGGAAACATATTTTTGATCCATTGGGCGATACCATGCCGTGGTATGGTAAAATCCCCATATACATTATATTGGTCCCTATTGAAATTCTGGGCATTTTCATTAAGCCTTTTGCACTACTGATACGTTTGTATGCCAACATGCAGGCGGGACATATTGTATTGATGAGTTTAATAGGTCTAATGTTCATCTTTAAGAGTTGGATTGGCAGTCCGTTATCCTTTGGACTGGCCTTTGCGATTTCATTGATTGAAATTTTAGTAGCGGTATTGCAAGCATATATTTTCACCATGTTATCGGCCCTGTATTTTGGATTTGCGGCAGAAGAGCATGATCATGACCACGGTCATGAAGAAGAGCCGGAGTTGGCTCATTTATAG
- the atpH gene encoding ATP synthase F1 subunit delta, whose amino-acid sequence MSESRAAIRYAKAILDLAMENKATAAVEKDMRSIVSTISDSKELKDMLGSPVISGTAKKEVLGKIFKGSHAISEGLTSMLVDNKRISILNEVALKFIILNEQLKGKDVAYVTTAVPMNAALEKKVLKQVTSLTGNEVTLENKVDEDIIGGFVLRVGDLQYDASIANKLNNLKREFTNSL is encoded by the coding sequence ATGAGCGAATCTAGAGCGGCCATACGATATGCCAAAGCCATTTTGGACTTGGCCATGGAGAATAAAGCCACTGCTGCGGTAGAGAAAGATATGCGGTCTATCGTATCTACTATATCGGATAGCAAGGAACTAAAGGATATGTTGGGTAGTCCAGTAATATCCGGTACCGCTAAAAAAGAGGTTTTAGGGAAGATTTTTAAGGGAAGTCACGCTATATCTGAGGGTTTGACCAGTATGTTGGTCGACAACAAAAGGATTTCAATCTTAAATGAAGTGGCACTTAAGTTCATAATCCTCAATGAACAACTAAAAGGGAAAGATGTAGCCTATGTAACAACGGCCGTTCCCATGAACGCCGCTTTGGAGAAGAAAGTTTTAAAACAGGTCACCTCTTTAACAGGTAATGAGGTTACCTTGGAGAATAAAGTCGATGAGGATATTATCGGCGGATTTGTTTTAAGAGTTGGGGATTTGCAGTATGATGCAAGTATTGCCAACAAATTGAACAATTTAAAAAGAGAGTTTACAAATAGTTTATAA
- a CDS encoding tetratricopeptide repeat protein: MKVQLRYIFAILFGTLLFNACSVKKDKFINRNWHALNTKYNTLYNGNIAFEEGRTTLNDSYQDDYWEILPVERLEVSGEIKLDSEDNNPNFLIAEEKATKAIQRHSMDIKDIERNPQTDEAFLLLGKARYFDERYIPALEAFNYILNKYYESDKLNEANIWREKVNIRLQNEDLAIKNLKRLIRLEQLEDQEYADARAMMAQAYINLNIPDTALQNLKIASYYTKKNPEKGRYYYIIGQLYNQLGHKDSANYAFDKVIDLNRKSPRVYMINAEIQKLKNTALTAENQEEMLEYLTDLEENRENRPFLDKIYRQVAEFHLDQGSDSLALAYFNKSLRATRNEPKLNALNYENLAEYNFDQNGYKVAGAYYDSVLTNLNENAKKYRSIKKKLDNLEDVIKYEDIVQYADSVITVYELPKDDQIAYYENHIQKLKEEQEASQKKEKDKITAGFAAFSKSKGGKENKGKFYFYNITSLGYGQNEFKNRWGNRELADDWRWSNKAVSSFSEATGAPVVSGTEIDVLPTEDEKFSLAYYMDRIPTEITIIDSLKTERNFANYQLGLIYKEKFKENLLAVEKLEKVLASNPEERLVLPSKYNLYKIYEEVGSPLMASMKADIIANHRNSRYAEILLNPQAVLSDNSDSPERRYEELFKKFNNQEFLEVITGAEANINRYTGDPIVPKFEMLKANAIGRLQGFNDFKEALNYVALTYPNNPEGKKAEQMVAEQLPKLEPKDFSPETDSKGTSNWKVVFPFKRSNNEKALKLMELLEKSITDLRYKNTVSKDIYDLENQFVVVHGFKSKDFALGYSELLKNNKDYKVANENFVILSENYKIVQVHKNISDYRDTLLTPKP; the protein is encoded by the coding sequence TTGAAGGTTCAACTCAGATACATTTTTGCCATACTTTTTGGAACGTTGCTTTTTAATGCCTGCTCGGTAAAAAAGGACAAATTCATTAACCGTAATTGGCACGCATTAAACACCAAGTACAATACCTTGTACAATGGTAATATCGCATTTGAGGAAGGAAGGACAACCCTTAATGATTCATATCAAGATGATTATTGGGAAATCCTGCCCGTTGAACGCTTGGAAGTTTCCGGGGAAATAAAACTGGATTCAGAGGACAATAACCCCAATTTTCTAATAGCCGAAGAAAAGGCGACCAAAGCCATTCAGCGCCATAGTATGGACATTAAGGACATAGAGCGCAACCCGCAAACGGACGAAGCCTTTCTTTTATTAGGGAAAGCCCGTTATTTTGACGAGCGTTATATTCCTGCCCTAGAAGCATTCAACTATATTCTCAACAAATATTACGAAAGTGACAAGCTGAACGAAGCCAATATATGGCGGGAAAAAGTAAACATTCGATTACAAAACGAGGATTTAGCCATTAAGAATTTGAAGCGCCTTATAAGACTAGAACAATTAGAGGATCAAGAATATGCGGATGCCCGTGCCATGATGGCCCAAGCCTACATTAATCTCAATATTCCGGATACCGCACTCCAAAACCTAAAAATAGCTTCTTATTATACCAAGAAGAACCCGGAGAAGGGACGGTACTACTATATCATTGGGCAATTATACAATCAGTTGGGCCATAAGGACAGCGCCAACTATGCCTTTGATAAGGTCATCGATTTGAATAGGAAATCACCACGCGTTTACATGATCAATGCGGAAATTCAGAAATTAAAAAATACAGCACTTACTGCTGAAAATCAGGAGGAAATGCTCGAATACCTAACCGATTTGGAAGAAAACAGGGAAAATAGGCCTTTCTTGGATAAAATATACAGGCAGGTAGCGGAGTTTCATTTGGATCAAGGGTCGGATAGCCTGGCCTTGGCCTATTTTAATAAATCGCTTCGGGCTACCCGGAACGAACCCAAGTTAAATGCACTCAACTACGAAAATTTGGCCGAGTATAATTTTGACCAAAATGGGTACAAGGTCGCTGGGGCATATTATGATAGTGTTTTGACCAATTTAAATGAGAACGCTAAAAAATATAGGTCTATTAAAAAGAAGTTGGACAATCTGGAAGATGTTATAAAATACGAAGATATCGTCCAGTATGCAGATAGTGTTATAACGGTCTACGAATTACCCAAGGATGACCAAATTGCTTATTACGAAAATCATATCCAAAAATTAAAGGAGGAGCAGGAGGCTTCCCAGAAAAAAGAAAAGGATAAGATTACGGCAGGTTTTGCGGCATTCTCCAAAAGTAAAGGTGGTAAGGAGAACAAGGGAAAGTTCTATTTTTATAATATTACTAGTTTGGGTTACGGTCAGAATGAGTTTAAGAACAGATGGGGTAACCGGGAGTTGGCAGACGATTGGCGTTGGTCCAATAAAGCGGTTTCCAGTTTTTCCGAAGCTACTGGGGCTCCCGTAGTATCCGGTACGGAAATTGACGTTCTTCCTACCGAGGATGAGAAGTTTTCCTTAGCGTATTACATGGACAGGATTCCCACGGAAATCACTATAATCGATAGCTTAAAAACGGAACGGAATTTCGCCAATTATCAATTGGGGCTTATTTATAAGGAGAAGTTTAAAGAGAACCTTTTAGCCGTAGAAAAGTTGGAAAAGGTATTAGCTTCAAACCCAGAGGAGCGTTTGGTCTTGCCATCAAAGTACAATCTGTATAAGATATATGAGGAAGTGGGTAGTCCATTAATGGCTTCGATGAAAGCGGATATTATCGCCAACCACAGGAATTCTCGTTATGCGGAAATTTTACTGAATCCACAAGCTGTATTATCGGATAATTCCGATAGTCCGGAAAGGAGGTATGAAGAATTATTCAAAAAATTTAATAATCAGGAGTTCTTAGAAGTAATTACCGGTGCGGAAGCAAATATTAATAGATATACCGGAGACCCTATCGTCCCAAAGTTTGAGATGTTGAAGGCCAATGCCATAGGTAGGCTACAGGGATTCAATGACTTCAAGGAAGCTTTGAACTATGTGGCGCTGACCTATCCCAATAATCCCGAAGGGAAAAAGGCCGAACAGATGGTTGCCGAACAGTTACCAAAACTAGAACCAAAGGATTTTTCACCGGAAACAGATTCCAAAGGAACCTCCAATTGGAAAGTAGTTTTCCCCTTTAAGAGAAGCAATAATGAGAAAGCCTTAAAGTTGATGGAACTGCTGGAAAAATCCATTACGGATTTAAGATATAAGAATACGGTATCCAAGGATATCTATGATTTGGAAAATCAATTTGTAGTGGTGCACGGATTTAAGTCCAAGGACTTTGCCCTTGGCTACTCCGAGCTATTAAAAAACAATAAGGATTATAAGGTTGCTAATGAGAATTTTGTAATTTTATCGGAGAACTATAAGATTGTTCAAGTGCACAAGAACATATCGGATTATAGAGATACACTTTTAACCCCAAAACCATGA
- a CDS encoding bactofilin family protein, with amino-acid sequence MFSDKQKPRSMNETGGQPNRIEKNTKIKGDIISEADFRIDGKLDGNVKTSGKVVIGKDGYIHGKVECVNADIEGSFNGELLVSDLLSLKSSAVIEGTVSVTKLAVEPGATFNASCTMKGKGGSISSSSSTQNSGGFKSSLSGTPNGKNEPAKAS; translated from the coding sequence ATGTTTTCAGACAAACAAAAACCTAGAAGTATGAACGAAACAGGAGGACAACCCAACAGAATTGAGAAGAACACTAAAATTAAAGGAGATATTATCTCTGAAGCCGATTTCCGTATCGATGGAAAATTGGATGGTAATGTTAAGACTTCCGGCAAAGTAGTAATTGGAAAGGATGGCTACATACACGGAAAGGTAGAATGTGTAAATGCGGACATAGAGGGCAGCTTTAATGGCGAGCTTTTGGTTTCCGATTTGCTATCCTTGAAATCGTCGGCTGTGATAGAGGGAACGGTTTCCGTTACCAAACTAGCTGTTGAGCCTGGTGCAACATTCAACGCTTCATGTACCATGAAAGGTAAAGGCGGATCAATTTCTTCGTCTTCCAGTACCCAGAATTCAGGAGGTTTTAAATCATCACTGAGCGGAACCCCTAACGGTAAAAATGAGCCAGCAAAAGCCTCCTAA
- a CDS encoding DUF6168 family protein, translating to MPKYGNLILQSYIVNGLLASSIYIGLYAFRKKLKNHIGFLFMGGSFLKFIFFFLLFYPTYSADGDMDKIEFAAFFVPYLLSLILETFFIAQMLKKLD from the coding sequence ATGCCAAAATATGGCAACCTCATTTTACAATCCTATATTGTAAATGGATTATTGGCCTCCAGTATTTACATAGGTCTTTATGCCTTTCGTAAAAAACTCAAAAACCACATAGGATTTCTTTTTATGGGGGGTAGTTTCTTAAAGTTCATTTTCTTCTTTTTACTTTTTTATCCAACGTATAGTGCTGATGGAGATATGGATAAGATAGAATTTGCCGCTTTCTTTGTCCCTTACCTGCTCTCTTTGATTTTAGAGACCTTTTTCATAGCTCAAATGCTTAAAAAATTGGATTAA
- a CDS encoding F0F1 ATP synthase subunit B, producing MEKLLNEFSLGLFFWQTLLFIGLLLLLRKFAWKPILNAVNDREDGIKAALAAAESAKKEMQNVTADSEKLLKEARAEREAMLKEAREIKDKMIADSKEQAKIEGDKMVKQAQATIESEKKAAVADIKSQVAELSVSIAEKIIKEQLSNKDKQLKLVDDMLTDIKLN from the coding sequence ATGGAAAAGTTATTGAATGAGTTTTCATTAGGATTGTTCTTTTGGCAGACCTTATTGTTTATCGGATTACTGTTATTGCTTCGCAAGTTTGCATGGAAACCAATTTTAAATGCAGTTAACGACCGGGAAGACGGTATCAAGGCTGCATTGGCTGCTGCGGAAAGCGCGAAGAAAGAAATGCAGAATGTTACCGCTGATAGTGAGAAGCTTTTAAAAGAAGCACGCGCAGAACGTGAAGCTATGTTAAAGGAAGCCCGTGAGATTAAGGATAAGATGATAGCGGATTCTAAGGAGCAGGCCAAGATTGAAGGGGATAAAATGGTAAAACAAGCGCAAGCGACTATTGAGAGCGAGAAGAAGGCTGCGGTGGCAGATATAAAAAGTCAAGTTGCAGAGTTATCTGTAAGTATTGCAGAGAAAATCATTAAAGAACAATTATCCAATAAGGACAAGCAATTGAAATTAGTGGACGATATGTTGACCGACATAAAATTGAACTAA
- a CDS encoding DUF5687 family protein: MFKKFLGLQWKSFFRSANFGKSLGVKIIMGFFGFIMLLYLLAAGGGMYFILRKIFPDQNPMWIIGQYFIYWILIELFLRYFMQKLPVMDIKPFLATPVKKSAIAHYILGRSAASVYNLLSLFFFVPFAIVLMFNGYPALNVLLWVVAIFAIVLCVNYVNLLINKNDKALIAIVSILLVGYALDYFQVFSVKEFFGPMFHALYAYPVTVLIPLGLAVLVYYVNYKFLRDKIYLDASLRTKAKEANTSDLAWTKRFGELGTFLQLDLKMIWRNKRTKSQVFISLLFVFYGLIFYTQDIYAEMMPMKAFLGVFMTGIFLSNFGQFIPAWDSSYYSMMMSQNIPLRKYLESKAMLISVSVVVMFLLTIPYVYFGWEALAINLACALYNLGVNIPVILFFGSFNKKRIELDQSPFGNMQGTSATQFLIMLPVLVLPIILFTIFYYLISFEVAVIVLSVLGIIGFAMKNYLLNLITEQYRRKKYGMIAGFKQKNG, from the coding sequence ATGTTCAAAAAATTTCTAGGACTTCAATGGAAGTCGTTCTTTAGATCCGCCAATTTTGGAAAAAGTCTAGGAGTAAAAATCATCATGGGTTTTTTTGGATTTATCATGCTGCTGTACCTTTTAGCAGCAGGAGGGGGGATGTACTTTATCCTAAGGAAAATTTTTCCCGATCAAAATCCTATGTGGATTATAGGACAGTATTTTATCTATTGGATATTAATAGAGCTTTTTCTGCGGTATTTTATGCAAAAACTACCGGTGATGGATATAAAACCTTTCTTAGCCACTCCAGTAAAGAAAAGCGCCATTGCCCACTACATCTTGGGCCGTTCTGCAGCCTCGGTTTATAATTTACTTTCCTTGTTCTTTTTTGTGCCTTTTGCCATCGTTCTCATGTTCAATGGCTATCCCGCTTTGAACGTGTTGCTGTGGGTGGTCGCTATATTTGCGATTGTCCTTTGTGTTAATTATGTCAACTTATTGATCAATAAAAATGACAAGGCATTAATAGCTATCGTTAGCATTCTTTTGGTAGGATATGCGCTAGACTATTTTCAGGTTTTTTCGGTGAAGGAATTTTTCGGACCTATGTTTCACGCGCTATATGCCTATCCCGTAACGGTCCTTATTCCTTTAGGCTTGGCGGTCCTAGTTTATTATGTTAACTATAAATTTTTGAGGGATAAGATTTATTTGGATGCCAGTTTAAGAACAAAAGCCAAGGAGGCCAATACTTCCGATTTGGCTTGGACCAAACGGTTCGGGGAATTGGGTACTTTTCTACAATTGGACTTAAAAATGATATGGCGCAATAAAAGAACCAAATCGCAGGTGTTCATTTCTCTTCTTTTTGTGTTCTACGGATTGATATTTTATACCCAAGATATCTATGCGGAGATGATGCCCATGAAAGCCTTTTTAGGCGTGTTTATGACGGGGATATTTTTGAGCAATTTTGGTCAGTTTATCCCGGCCTGGGATAGCAGCTATTATTCCATGATGATGTCTCAAAATATTCCTTTACGCAAGTATTTGGAGTCGAAGGCGATGTTGATATCTGTTAGTGTAGTTGTCATGTTCCTACTTACCATACCCTATGTTTACTTTGGTTGGGAGGCATTGGCTATTAATCTGGCATGCGCATTGTATAATTTAGGAGTAAATATACCGGTCATTTTATTTTTTGGCTCATTTAATAAAAAAAGGATAGAATTGGATCAAAGTCCATTCGGGAATATGCAAGGTACCAGTGCCACACAGTTCTTGATTATGTTACCCGTTCTTGTGTTGCCAATTATACTGTTTACTATATTTTATTATCTCATCTCTTTTGAGGTTGCCGTAATTGTTCTTTCCGTACTGGGGATTATCGGCTTCGCCATGAAAAACTATTTATTGAACCTGATAACCGAACAGTACAGAAGAAAGAAATACGGGATGATTGCTGGTTTTAAACAAAAGAATGGCTAA
- a CDS encoding AtpZ/AtpI family protein, whose product MGAIIFLAAKGGIWLDEYYGNEKRVLTAIATILGVAIAIWVVLRQLKKY is encoded by the coding sequence ATGGGTGCTATTATATTCTTGGCGGCCAAAGGCGGTATTTGGCTAGACGAGTATTATGGTAATGAAAAAAGAGTTCTTACGGCAATTGCCACTATATTAGGTGTGGCAATTGCCATATGGGTTGTTTTGCGACAACTAAAAAAGTATTAA
- a CDS encoding ABC transporter ATP-binding protein, whose protein sequence is MIITENLTKKYGKQTVLNIEHLKIPRGQSFGLVGNNGAGKTTFFSLLLDLIQPTSGHIINNEVQVNTSEAWKPFTSSFIDETFLIGYLTPEEYFYFIGDLRGANKADVDALLGQFSDFFHGEILGQKKYLRDLSKGNQKKAGIVASFIGNPQVVVLDEPFANLDPTTQIRLKAIIKDLANKQDVTVLVSSHDLIHVTEVCERIVVLNKGEVVKDIETSTETLRELETFFAG, encoded by the coding sequence ATGATAATAACTGAGAACCTAACAAAAAAGTACGGTAAACAAACCGTCTTGAATATAGAGCATTTGAAAATTCCCAGGGGGCAGAGCTTTGGTTTGGTGGGAAATAACGGTGCTGGGAAAACAACTTTTTTCAGCTTACTGTTGGACCTTATTCAACCCACTTCCGGTCATATTATCAATAATGAGGTGCAGGTAAACACGAGCGAAGCCTGGAAACCGTTTACATCCTCCTTCATAGATGAAACCTTTTTAATCGGGTATTTGACGCCTGAGGAGTACTTTTATTTTATTGGGGACCTAAGGGGGGCCAATAAAGCCGATGTTGACGCGCTCCTAGGGCAGTTTTCGGATTTTTTTCATGGAGAGATTTTGGGTCAAAAGAAATACCTGAGGGATTTATCCAAAGGGAATCAGAAAAAGGCCGGAATAGTGGCCTCCTTTATCGGAAACCCGCAAGTAGTTGTTTTGGATGAACCTTTTGCCAATTTAGATCCTACTACACAAATACGTCTTAAGGCAATTATAAAAGACCTAGCCAATAAACAGGATGTTACCGTGTTGGTATCCAGTCATGATTTGATACACGTTACGGAGGTCTGTGAACGTATCGTGGTACTGAATAAAGGTGAAGTAGTGAAGGACATTGAAACCTCAACGGAAACACTAAGGGAATTGGAAACTTTCTTTGCTGGGTAA
- the atpE gene encoding ATP synthase F0 subunit C, with the protein MEIPAIVGAGLAVIGVGLGIGRIGGSAMDAIARQPEAYGKIQTAMLIAAALIEGIGFAAIFAS; encoded by the coding sequence ATGGAAATTCCAGCAATTGTAGGTGCAGGTTTAGCGGTTATCGGAGTAGGTTTGGGTATTGGTAGAATCGGTGGCTCTGCCATGGATGCTATCGCCCGTCAGCCAGAAGCTTACGGTAAGATTCAGACAGCAATGTTGATAGCGGCAGCACTTATTGAAGGGATTGGTTTCGCTGCAATATTTGCATCTTAA
- a CDS encoding patatin-like phospholipase family protein, with protein MITDLQSKSLGLVLSGGGVRGMAHIGVIKAMEEFGLNAHVVAGSSVGALVGALYANGNTVDDMLRFFKETPLFKYNFFALAKPGLIDTERYIDIFKAYFPHDSFESLKKTLHVVATNLELGEEEFITKGELIKPLLASAALPPVFSPVSYKGMLYADGGIMNNFPAEPVFDRAEYVIGSNVSLVSKLQRKDLNNSIQLTGRVTGLMIYAINREKIAKCDLVFEPKELEKIGIFDRKGIEKAYALGYETAVNQFELMNAKQ; from the coding sequence ATGATAACCGATTTACAATCCAAATCTTTAGGCTTGGTCCTTTCAGGCGGCGGCGTTCGTGGCATGGCCCACATTGGGGTTATTAAAGCCATGGAAGAATTTGGATTAAACGCCCATGTTGTTGCCGGAAGTAGTGTGGGAGCTTTAGTGGGGGCATTATATGCGAACGGAAATACAGTTGACGATATGCTGCGGTTCTTTAAGGAAACACCCTTGTTCAAATACAATTTCTTTGCCTTGGCAAAACCGGGACTTATAGATACGGAGCGCTATATCGATATTTTTAAGGCCTATTTCCCGCATGATAGTTTCGAATCCTTAAAGAAAACGCTACATGTTGTTGCCACCAATCTTGAACTTGGCGAGGAAGAATTCATTACGAAGGGAGAATTGATAAAACCGTTGCTGGCATCGGCGGCATTACCACCCGTCTTTAGCCCAGTCAGTTATAAGGGAATGCTGTATGCCGATGGTGGGATTATGAACAACTTTCCCGCGGAACCGGTGTTTGATAGGGCAGAATATGTGATTGGAAGTAATGTTTCCCTTGTTTCCAAACTTCAGAGGAAGGACTTAAATAATTCCATTCAGCTAACCGGTCGCGTAACGGGCTTAATGATTTATGCCATCAATAGGGAGAAAATAGCGAAATGCGATTTGGTCTTTGAACCCAAAGAGTTGGAAAAAATCGGAATTTTTGATAGAAAAGGTATTGAAAAAGCCTACGCCTTGGGATATGAGACGGCTGTAAATCAATTTGAGCTCATGAATGCCAAGCAGTAG
- a CDS encoding ferredoxin--NADP reductase, with product MADFYALTVKSIRKLTPSSVAVTLIIPKEYIQTFAFTAGQYITIKKEIKGKELRRAYSISSSPKAADITIGIKKVDKGGFSDYANTKLQVGDVLEVMPPEGRFVFKPSNTEQNIAAFAAGSGITPIMSIAKSVMDANPKNKFVLVYGNKSYEETMFYIDLVKLELDYTNRFFVYFTNSQTKEEEALFGRIDTATVNYALKNKHKNLSFNGYYLCGPEKMIHLVTDTLVDNEVPKDDIHFELFTPTEIKDEMPIAVEGQTNLTVVLDDEEFQLTMDKSTLVLDAVLKENIDAPYSCQGGVCSSCIARVTEGKAEMVKNQILTDGEIADGFILTCQAHPITPTLKVDYDDV from the coding sequence ATGGCAGATTTTTATGCCCTAACGGTAAAGTCAATAAGAAAGTTAACCCCTAGTTCCGTTGCCGTAACCTTAATTATTCCCAAGGAATACATCCAGACCTTTGCTTTTACCGCCGGACAGTACATCACCATAAAAAAAGAAATTAAAGGGAAAGAACTGCGACGAGCCTATTCCATTAGTTCCTCTCCGAAAGCAGCAGATATAACTATTGGCATAAAAAAGGTGGATAAAGGCGGATTCTCGGATTACGCCAATACTAAACTTCAAGTTGGGGATGTTTTGGAGGTCATGCCACCGGAAGGCCGGTTTGTGTTTAAACCTTCAAATACGGAACAAAACATAGCTGCTTTTGCCGCTGGCAGTGGAATAACACCCATTATGAGTATTGCCAAAAGTGTTATGGATGCCAATCCTAAGAATAAATTCGTGCTGGTCTATGGAAATAAGTCATACGAAGAAACCATGTTTTATATAGATTTGGTAAAACTGGAACTGGATTATACCAATAGGTTTTTTGTTTATTTCACCAATAGTCAGACCAAAGAAGAAGAGGCTTTGTTTGGTAGGATTGATACCGCAACCGTCAACTATGCCCTTAAGAACAAGCATAAGAACCTATCCTTTAATGGCTACTACCTATGTGGTCCCGAGAAAATGATCCATTTGGTGACGGATACCTTAGTGGACAATGAGGTGCCCAAAGACGATATTCATTTTGAGCTCTTTACCCCTACAGAAATTAAAGATGAAATGCCCATTGCCGTAGAAGGGCAAACGAACCTTACCGTTGTCCTTGATGATGAGGAATTTCAATTGACCATGGACAAAAGTACATTGGTGTTAGATGCCGTACTCAAAGAAAATATTGATGCTCCCTATTCTTGCCAAGGTGGGGTTTGTAGTAGTTGTATTGCGAGAGTTACGGAAGGCAAGGCCGAGATGGTAAAGAACCAGATTTTAACGGATGGGGAAATAGCCGATGGCTTTATTCTTACCTGCCAAGCGCATCCCATAACTCCTACTTTAAAGGTGGATTATGATGATGTTTAG